The Pangasianodon hypophthalmus isolate fPanHyp1 chromosome 13, fPanHyp1.pri, whole genome shotgun sequence genome includes a window with the following:
- the spc24 gene encoding kinetochore protein Spc24 yields the protein MLQNDALHYVDLENTGEALIGLIESSKAEDALRAARKKQQALFDHHTEAKKTVTELLNSLVHSEEVVGQKLLDLEGQKSQMMRELEKVEQEVQQSLAKSHTLDSEIQFLQRELERLKDSEKEIQALQQEVDEDTTEVIPSAIYLAQLYCKVTRIKLELGTEPHILRGVHYGRDLAAPINIDTSSCSPCEVSDELWSLVSTDW from the exons ATGTTACAGAACGATGCATTGCATTATGTTGACCTGGAGAACACAGGGGAGGCTCTTATCGGGCTCATTGAGAGCAGTAAAGCTGAAGATGCCCTGAGGGCAGCACGGAAGAAACAGCAGGCACTTTTTGACCACCACACGGAGGCTAAGAAAACAGTCACTGAGCTCTTAAACA GCTTGGTGCACTCTGAGGAAGTTGTTGGACAGAAGCTTTTGGACCTGGAGGGTCAGAAGAGCCAGATGATGCGGGAGCTGGAGAAGGTGGAGCAGGAGGTGCAGCAGAGCCTGGCCAAGAGCCACACTTTGGACTCAGAGATACA ATTCCTACAGAGAGAGCTGGAACGACTCAAAGACAGTGAGAAGGAAATTCAGGCTCTGCAGCAGGAAGTAGATGAAGACACAACTGAAGTAATTCCCTCAGCCAT ATATTTAGCACAGCTCTACTGTAAGGTTACCAGAATTAAACTAGAGTTGGGTACCGAGCCTCATATATTGCGTGGAG TTCACTATGGTCGAGATCTGGCAGCTCCTATCAACATCGACACATCGAGCTGCTCCCCCTGTGAGGTCAGTGATGAGCTCTGGAGCCTCGTCAGCACAGACTGGTAG
- the s1pr5a gene encoding sphingosine 1-phosphate receptor 5a: protein MEASHVVSVDAGPTVITKTSATTYLIRMFKEYQSNAVIVDHYNYTGKLNGNRYTEGMKPVNIAFLIICLLIVLENAVVLVAIWKNKKFHLPMYYLLGNLTFSDLLAGFTYMVNIITSGANTLKMTPVQWFIREGGVFITLAASIISLLAIAIERHVTMVRMKPYQGAKRGRMFALIGISWVLSIILGLLPIMGWNCMGILNQCSTVLPLYSKSFILFCITVFSVVLLAIVVLYVRIFRVVKSNTQRLAGAPQRKGIAKKSQKYMALLKTVTIVLGVFIACWLPLFLLLVLDFFCAARSCPVLFKAEYFLGLAMINSLLNPIIYTLTSKDMRKAILRLLCSYCLIAKDGQVRKFGITFLDGSTSKPEMPSHRLEGLETVSTGNFTPSTIKAIFPKITKSVVLGQ, encoded by the coding sequence ATGGAAGCATCGCATGTTGTTTCTGTAGATGCAGGTCCAACAGTGATCACGAAGACCTCCGCTACAACATACCTGATCAGAATGTTCAAGGAGTACCAAAGCAATGCGGTCATTGTAGACCACTACAACTACACAGGAAAGCTGAATGGGAACAGGTACACGGAAGGCATGAAACCTGTAAATATTGCCTTCCTTATTATCTGTCTGCTAATTGTGCTGGAGAATGCAGTGGTTCTTGTTGCGATTTGGAAGAATAAAAAGTTCCACCTGCCCATGTACTACCTTCTGGGCAACCTGACTTTCTCTGACTTGTTGGCAGGATTTACCTACATGGTGAATATCATAACATCAGGGGCCAACACGCTCAAAATGACACCTGTCCAGTGGTTCATTAGAGAAGGTGGAGTTTTCATCACATTAGCTGCTTCCATCATTAGCCTCCTGGCCATTGCTATCGAACGGCATGTTACTATGGTGCGGATGAAGCCATACCAGGGGGCCAAGCGTGGGCGCATGTTTGCACTGATTGGCATAAGTTGGGTGCTCTCAATCATTCTGGGTCTGCTACCCATTATGGGCTGGAACTGCATGGGCATCCTGAACCAGTGCTCAACCGTCCTGCCACTGTACTCCAAGAGCTTCATTCTCTTCTGCATTACGGTCTTCTCTGTTGTATTACTGGCTATTGTGGTCCTCTACGTCCGCATCTTCCGTGTTGTAAAGTCCAACACACAGCGGCTGGCTGGTGCGCCACAACGTAAAGGTATCGCAAAGAAGTCCCAGAAATACATGGCCCTGTTGAAGACAGTCACCATAGTGCTGGGTGTTTTTATCGCCTGCTGGCTTCCACTCTTTCTTCTCCTTGTGTTGGACTTTTTTTGTGCAGCCCGAAGCTGTCCAGTACTCTTTAAGGCAGAGTACTTTCTGGGACTTGCTATGATTAACTCATTACTTAATCCCATAATCTACACATTAACCAGTAAGGACATGCGTAAGGCCATACTGAGACTGCTCTGCAGCTACTGCTTGATCGCAAAAGATGGACAGGTGAGGAAGTTCGGAATAACATTCCTGGACGGCAGCACGAGCAAACCAGAGATGCCATCACACAGGCTAGAGGGCCTGGAGACGGTCTCCACCGGGAATTTTACACCATCTACTATCAAAGCTATTTTTCCCAAAATAACAAAGAGTGTAGTTTTGGGACAATAA